DNA sequence from the Bradyrhizobium sp. CIAT3101 genome:
GACGCCTCGTCGCCCCGCAACGCCTACCCCGCGATGTGGGGGCCGTTCGCACTGATCGGCGAAGGTGCGGTACGATAGACCCGCGCGTTTGTGCGTCGCAAAACTCCGATCAACGCTGAAACACGCATTTGGTTGCGCGATCATTCGTGATTTTTGCGTAGGCTCGCTCAGAGCTGTCATGCGCGACGTTTGGCGCGGTCCTTGAATAAACCAAATCCTGCGGGATCAGCTTGGCAACGTCAGCGTTCATCAGTATTAGGTCATCCAACCGAGGCCGATGGCCTGTAATTCACGGTGACTGCGACGGCGCCAGGTTAGGTCGCGCTATGTGTCGCGGGTTCTAGGAGGGTTTTTCGTGCAAGAGACGGGCGTGCGCAACGGTGCTTTCGGTGCCGACAAATTCGGCTTAAAGAATCTCAAGCAGGTTCACTGGAACCTGGGCGCACCTCAGCTCTATCAATACTCGCTCTCCGCGGGCGAGGCGGTGCTGTCCGCCGACGGTTCGCTCTGCGCCGACACCGGCGAGTTCACGGGCCGCAGTCCGAAGGACAAGTTCACGGTGCGGGACGCCACCACCGACAAGAAGATGTGGTGGGCCGGCAACCAGTCGATCACCGCGGAGCAGTTCGAGACGCTCTATCAGGATTTCCTCAAGCACGCCGAAGGCAAGAGCCTGTTCGCGCAAGACCTCTATGGCGGCGCCGATCCGGCCTACCGGATCAAGACCCGCGTCTTCACCGAACTCGCCTGGCACTCGCTGTTCATCCGCACGCTTCTCATCCGCCCCGAGGCGATCGAGCTGTCGAGCTTCACACCCGAGCTCACCATCATCGACATGCCGAGCTTCCGCGCCGATCCGAAGCGCCATGGCTGCAAGTCGGAGAACGTCGTCGCGATCGACTTCGCCCGCAAGATCGTGCTGATCGGCGGCTCCTACTATGCCGGCGAAATGAAGAAGTCGGTCTTCACCACGCTGAACTATTATCTGCCCGAGCGCGGCGTGATGCCGATGCATTGCTCGGCCAATGTCGGCGCCAATGGCGATTCTGCGATCTTCTTCGGCCTGTCCGGCACCGGCAAGACCACGCTGTCGGCCGATCCCAACCGCACGCTGATCGGTGACGACGAGCACGGCTGGGGCCCGAACGGCATCTTCAATTTCGAGGGCGGCTGCTACGCCAAGTGCATCAAGCTCTCGCAGGAAGCCGAGCCCCAGATCTACGCGGCGTCGACCCGCTTCGGCGCGGTGCTCGAGAACTGCGTCCTCGACGAGGACACCCGCATCGTCGATTTCGACGACGGCTCCAAGACCGAGAATACCCGCTCGGCCTATCCGCTCGACTTCATCCCGAACGCCTCGCGCACCGGCCGCGCGCCGCAGCCGAAGAACGTGGTGATGCTCGCCGCCGACGCCTTCGGCGTGCTGCCGCCAATCGCAAAGCTGTCGCCGGCGCAGGCGATGTACCACTTCCTCTCCGGCTACACCGCCAAGGTCGCCGGCACCGAGCGCGGCCTTGGCAACGAGCCGCAGCCGGAATTCTCGACCTGCTTCGGCTCACCCTTCCTGCCGCTCGACCCCAGCGTCTACGGCAACATGCTGCGTGACCTGATCGCCCAGCACAATGTCGACTGCTGGCTGGTCAACACCGGCTGGACCGGCGGCAAGTACGGCACGGGTTCGCGCATGCCGATCAAGGTGACGCGCGCGCTGCTGACCGCAGCCCTCGACGGCTCGCTTCGCAACGTCGAATTCCGCACCGACAAATATTTCGGCTTCGCGGTCCCGACCGCGCTGCCGGGCGTGCCGAGCGAGATCCTCAACCCGGTCAATACCTGGAAGGACAAGGACGAGTTCGACAAGACCGCCCGCGCGCTGGTCGGCATGTTCCAGAAGAACTTCGCCAAGTTCGAGGCCCAGGTGGACGCCGAAGTGCGCGCCGCTGCGCCGGACGTGAAGCTCGCGGCGGAGTAATCTTCGCTTCGTTGGAATGCGAAAGGGCGGCCGTGGGGCCGCCCTGTTTGTTTGTGCGGGACATGGGCGCGAGCCACACAATCAGTGTCGTCCCGGCGAAAGCCGGGACCCATACCGCGTGATCTATCGATAGCGTGCGGTGCAAGTACCGGCGAAGAAGAGGTCACTGCGCGTCTTCGTCAAACTACGCCCTGTGGTTATGGGTCCCGGCTTTCGCCGGGACGACAGCGGAGCGAGATCTTAGGCCTTGAAATACGCAATCTGCGTCGTCGTCGCGAGCAACCGCCCGGTCGGCGACCACAACTCGGCGTTCTGATCGGCGTAGCTCTTGTGCATGATCTTCGAATCGGCCGTCGCGAGCACGCGCGTGATGTCTTCTGCGGCGAGCTCCTCCACGTCGGTGTGGAAATACGTCGTCAGCGACACCGTGCCGAACGGCACCAGCTCGCGCCTTGCGTGAAAGATGCGGCCGAAGAAGGCGTCCGACATCGACATCAGCGACGGCATGTCGAGCTTGCGCGGCTCGCGATCGCTGATCCAGAGCTTTGAGTAAGTGCCGGCGAGCTCGGGTTGCGGCGGGCCGAGCCGCATTTCGCCCTCGACGAAACGGAATTCATACTGGTTGGCCCAGGACGCCTTGATCTTCGGGAACGGCAGCGTCTGTTCGAACGGCTTGGTATCCGGATATTGCGCCACCCGGTGCTCCCAGGACGGCCGGCGTTCGGCGAACACGGCGGTCGCGAGCGTCGCGACCTCGCCGCCGCCCTGCGACAGTTCGACGCTCCAGTGCTGGCTGGAGCGGTTGGCCTTCACCAGCCGGATGTCGAGATCGAACGGGCCCTTGGCGATCGGCGCGCAGTAATTGACGGTCAGCGCCAGCGGATCGCCGGAGCGTTCTGGATGCTCGATCAGCGCACGCAGGATGGTCGCGGCGGTGACGCCGCCGAACGGTCCGACGAACGCCCAGTAGTCGTCGCTGGTGTGCCCCTGCCAGTGCGAGTCACCGGCGGTGATGCGGGTGGCGTCGTCGAAGGGATGCGGGAGCTTGGCGTGCATTCTTGGTCCTCGATGCCGACCCCGTCGTCATTGCGAGCGCAGCGACGCAATGCAGATCGACGGCGCTTGGGGATGACGATAGTCATATCATCATCCGCCCAGCGGGATGCAATAACCCCGCAGGTAACGCCGATTTCACGCTGCGGAAAATCAGCTCGCCGCGTCGCGCAGGGTCTCCGCCATCTGGAAGGGCGGCGTGATCGGATTGACCGGAACGTTCCAGATTTCCTCGGCGTATTCGCGGATGGTGCGGTCGGACGAGAACCACGCCATGCGCGCGACGTTGAGGATGGAGGCGCGGGTCCAGGCCGGCGCCACTTGCCAGCGTGCGTCGACGCTGCGCTGCGCCTCGTAATAGGAATCGAAGTCGGCGCTGACCATGTAGTGGTCGAGATAGCGCAGCGCATGCGCGATGGATTCGAAGCGGCCGGGATCGCCGGGCGAGAATTCGCCGGCGCCGATCGCGTTGATGGCGCGCTGGAGCTTTGGCGAATTGCGGATCACGTCGGAAGCGTCCAGCCCCTGCTTGCGCCGGATCATGACGTCGCCGGCTTCCATGCCGAAGATCGCGATGTTCTCGATGCCGACCTGATCGCGGATCTCGATATTGGCGCCGTCGAGCGTGCCGATGGTGATGGCGCCGTTCAGCGCCAGCTTCATGTTGCCGGTGCCGGAGGCTTCCATGCCGGCGGTGGAGATCTGCTCGGACAGATCGGCCGCCGGAATGATCACTTCGGCAAGGCTGACATTGTAGTCGGGCAGGAAGACGACCTTCAGCTTGCCGCCGATGGCGGGATCATTGTTGACGACCTCGGCAACGTCGTTGATCAGCTTGATGATCAGCTTGGCGTAGCGGTAGCTCGCGGCCGCCTTGCCCGCAAAGATCTTCACCCGCGGCACCCAATTGCCGTTGGGGTCGTCCTTGATCGACTGATACAGCGCAACCGTCTCGATGACGTTGAGCAGCTGGCGCTTGTATTCGTGGATGCGCTTGATCTGCACGTCGAACAATGCGGTCGGGTCGACCTTGATACCGAGCCGCTCGCCGATCAGGCGTGCCAGCGCGGTCTTGTTGTGAAGCTTGACGGCGCGGAATTTCTTCTGGAATTCGACGTCGCTGGCGCGCGCATCGATCAGCGAGAGCTGGGTCGGGTCGTCGAGCACGGCTTCGCCGCACGTCTCGCGCAGCAGGTCGGTG
Encoded proteins:
- a CDS encoding phosphoenolpyruvate carboxykinase, encoding MQETGVRNGAFGADKFGLKNLKQVHWNLGAPQLYQYSLSAGEAVLSADGSLCADTGEFTGRSPKDKFTVRDATTDKKMWWAGNQSITAEQFETLYQDFLKHAEGKSLFAQDLYGGADPAYRIKTRVFTELAWHSLFIRTLLIRPEAIELSSFTPELTIIDMPSFRADPKRHGCKSENVVAIDFARKIVLIGGSYYAGEMKKSVFTTLNYYLPERGVMPMHCSANVGANGDSAIFFGLSGTGKTTLSADPNRTLIGDDEHGWGPNGIFNFEGGCYAKCIKLSQEAEPQIYAASTRFGAVLENCVLDEDTRIVDFDDGSKTENTRSAYPLDFIPNASRTGRAPQPKNVVMLAADAFGVLPPIAKLSPAQAMYHFLSGYTAKVAGTERGLGNEPQPEFSTCFGSPFLPLDPSVYGNMLRDLIAQHNVDCWLVNTGWTGGKYGTGSRMPIKVTRALLTAALDGSLRNVEFRTDKYFGFAVPTALPGVPSEILNPVNTWKDKDEFDKTARALVGMFQKNFAKFEAQVDAEVRAAAPDVKLAAE
- a CDS encoding thioesterase family protein, translated to MHAKLPHPFDDATRITAGDSHWQGHTSDDYWAFVGPFGGVTAATILRALIEHPERSGDPLALTVNYCAPIAKGPFDLDIRLVKANRSSQHWSVELSQGGGEVATLATAVFAERRPSWEHRVAQYPDTKPFEQTLPFPKIKASWANQYEFRFVEGEMRLGPPQPELAGTYSKLWISDREPRKLDMPSLMSMSDAFFGRIFHARRELVPFGTVSLTTYFHTDVEELAAEDITRVLATADSKIMHKSYADQNAELWSPTGRLLATTTQIAYFKA